A single window of Rana temporaria chromosome 1, aRanTem1.1, whole genome shotgun sequence DNA harbors:
- the LOC120944237 gene encoding olfactory receptor 6M1-like, translating into MYLLTITGNIIIITIALTDRLLNSPMYFFIGNLSFIEMMYTSVTIPKLLALLIGKSNSISLNGCLTQFFFFFSLGSAECFLLAVMSYDRYCAVCNPLLYNLIMSRPLCCYLVLACWLGGIFPNLFPTVLLSHLNFCDRYIQHFFCDLSPILQLSCSNTNRLQTLNFLTASAIVLFSFSLTLWTYIRIIMTILTIQSKTGKFKTFSTCASHLTVVIIFFGAVALVYVRPNASKDFELNKALSVVYIVLTPVVNPLIYSFRNKDVKRAIKKLILQER; encoded by the coding sequence ATGTACCTCTTAACTATCACTGGAAACATTATCATCATAACTATTGCACTGACAGACAGACTTCTCAATAGcccaatgtattttttcattGGCAACTTGTCTTTCATTGAAATGATGTATACATCTGTTACAATTCCCAAACTCCTAGCTCTTTTAATTGGAAAAAGTAATTCCATATCATTAAATGGCTGTCtcactcagttttttttcttcttttcattaGGGTCAGCTGAATGTTTTCTTCTAGCAGTCATGTCATATGACCGCTATTGTGCAGTTTGCAACCCATTGCTCTATAATCTTATTATGAGTAGACCTTTATGTTGCTACCTAGTCTTGGCTTGTTGGCTAGGAGGCATCTTTCCAAATTTGTTTCCTACTGTTTTACTTAGTCATCTTAACTTCTGTGACAGATATATTCAACATTTCTTTTGTGATCTTTCTCCTATTTTACAATTATCATGTTCCAATACTAACAGACTGCAGACTTTAAATTTTCTCACTGCCTCTGCAAtagttttgttttccttttctttgaCCCTTTGGACATATATCCGTATTATAATGACTATACTCACAATTCAATCCAAAACTGGTAAATTTAAAACTTTTTCCACTTGTGCTTCTCATCTGACTGTTGTTATCATATTCTTTGGGGCTGTGGCTTTAGTTTATGTTAGACCTAATGCTAGCAAAGATTTTGAATTAAATAAAGCACTGTCTGTTGTTTATATAGTTCTAACCCCTGTAGTTAACCCCCTTATTTATAGTTTTCGTAACAAAGATGTAAAGCGTGCAATAAAGAAACTCATTTTGCAAGAACGTTAA